In a single window of the Blattabacterium cuenoti genome:
- the idi gene encoding isopentenyl-diphosphate Delta-isomerase yields MNVKKKKQDHENLIPLIGIKNQIVGFEKKEKIHTEGLLHSAVSVFIFNLENDLMLQKRSSKKYHSSLLWTNTCCSHPRKNESVLKAAHRCLIEEMGFDCFLEQKFSFTYHEFLNNGLIENELDHVFVGFYEKSPIINFKEVDNWKWISLNELIKSIHIHPNSYTIWLKIIVKNYLNQLKSIKI; encoded by the coding sequence ATGAATGTTAAAAAGAAAAAACAAGATCATGAAAATCTTATTCCTTTAATAGGAATAAAAAATCAAATTGTAGGATTCGAAAAAAAAGAAAAAATTCATACAGAGGGATTACTACATAGTGCAGTTTCTGTTTTTATTTTTAATTTAGAAAATGATTTAATGTTGCAAAAAAGATCTTCAAAAAAATATCATTCTTCTTTGCTTTGGACTAACACTTGTTGTAGTCATCCTAGAAAAAACGAATCTGTTTTAAAAGCTGCACATCGTTGTTTAATAGAAGAAATGGGTTTTGATTGTTTTCTAGAACAAAAATTTAGTTTTACTTATCATGAATTTTTAAATAATGGTTTAATAGAAAATGAATTGGATCATGTTTTTGTTGGATTTTATGAAAAATCACCTATTATAAATTTCAAAGAAGTAGACAATTGGAAATGGATTTCATTAAATGAATTAATTAAAAGTATTCATATACATCCAAATTCTTATACTATTTGGTTAAAAATTATTGTTAAAAATTATTTAAATCAGTTAAAATCTATTAAAATATGA
- a CDS encoding MATE family efflux transporter, with protein sequence MVGFLGKKALASVSLANAVFFIMIIFGLGVSTAISSLIASIDAKQEYKKGAIIFHHGLILNFFLSVFMYGLIHIFYYIFPYLGQPKEILNETISFLKIISISFIPWMIFEVFRKFSEGLSLVFPSLIVTWISAFINIILNYIFLNGIYGFPKLGIIGVAYATLISRIIMLIGIFILLYKHKKVQNYYKQLRYFFLYKKYIKKILKIGIPSGLHMLFEISAFAISSFISGKCGIKVLAAHQIVINLVSSTFLLSTGFSVAATIRIGNQLALKNYLELRRIGKSIFFMGIIFMLICSFFFFFFRSYIPYLYIKNDYEVIQIAEKMIVIASIFQLSDGLQGIILGALRGLQDVRIPMCISFFSYWIIALPTAWFLSINMGGIGVWIGLGLGLTISAMLLFIRYETIIKKLIRKKVINV encoded by the coding sequence ATGGTTGGATTTCTAGGAAAAAAAGCTCTAGCTTCAGTTTCATTAGCTAATGCTGTTTTTTTTATCATGATCATTTTTGGATTAGGGGTATCCACAGCCATTTCTTCTTTAATCGCATCTATAGATGCAAAACAAGAATATAAAAAAGGAGCTATTATTTTTCATCATGGATTAATTTTAAATTTTTTTTTATCCGTATTTATGTATGGATTAATACATATATTTTATTATATTTTTCCTTATTTAGGACAACCTAAAGAAATATTAAATGAAACTATTTCTTTTTTAAAAATAATATCTATTTCTTTTATTCCTTGGATGATATTTGAAGTATTTCGAAAATTTTCAGAAGGTTTATCTTTAGTATTTCCTAGTCTTATTGTCACTTGGATATCAGCTTTTATAAACATTATATTAAATTATATATTTCTTAATGGGATCTATGGTTTTCCTAAATTAGGAATTATTGGAGTGGCTTATGCTACTTTAATATCTCGCATAATAATGCTAATAGGTATTTTTATTTTATTGTATAAACACAAAAAAGTACAGAATTACTACAAACAATTAAGATATTTTTTTTTATATAAGAAATATATAAAAAAAATATTAAAGATAGGAATTCCTTCTGGATTACATATGTTATTTGAAATAAGTGCTTTTGCTATTTCTTCTTTTATATCAGGAAAATGTGGAATCAAAGTATTAGCTGCTCATCAAATAGTTATTAACTTAGTATCTTCTACTTTTCTTCTCAGTACAGGTTTTTCTGTAGCAGCTACAATAAGAATAGGAAATCAACTAGCTTTAAAAAATTATTTAGAATTAAGAAGAATAGGAAAATCTATTTTTTTTATGGGCATTATTTTTATGTTAATTTGTAGTTTTTTCTTTTTTTTCTTTAGAAGCTATATTCCTTATTTATATATAAAAAACGATTATGAAGTTATTCAAATTGCAGAAAAAATGATTGTCATAGCCAGTATTTTTCAATTATCTGATGGATTACAAGGAATCATTCTCGGAGCTTTAAGAGGATTACAAGATGTTCGTATTCCAATGTGTATTAGTTTTTTTTCTTATTGGATTATAGCTCTTCCTACAGCATGGTTTTTATCTATTAATATGGGAGGAATAGGTGTGTGGATTGGATTAGGGTTAGGATTAACTATATCCGCTATGTTACTTTTTATAAGATATGAAACTATAATTAAAAAACTTATAAGAAAAAAAGTAATAAACGTTTAA
- a CDS encoding NAD(P)/FAD-dependent oxidoreductase — translation MNIPKVNNLKRVVIIGAGFAGLQVAKKLRRDKFQVVLIDKNNYHTFQPLLYQVATAGLEPDSIAHSIRNIIKKTKNFFFRLAFVHYINTKEQKIYTNVGNLPYDYLIVATGSVTNYFGNKNIESFAFPMKSIPEALNLRSLILQDFESALLTKNDKEKKRLMTFVIVGGGPTGVELAGALAEMKKYVLPHDYPDLDIQYMNIHLLQATSRLLDGMSKQSAQEAYKNLKELGVIIWLNCLVKDYDGEIVFMEKNKKIESSNVIWAAGVKGAIIKGFLKEDMEGNRILVDNFLKAVRYKNIFAIGDVAYINENKHYPNGYPMTAQPAIQQGNYLAKNLNCFFSNNSNMKPFIYKNLGSMATIGRNKAVCDFPYLKLKGFLAWIVWMFVHLVSLVGFRNRAIALTNWVIQYFHYNKSVRLIIRPFYRKKNHLKIS, via the coding sequence ATGAATATACCAAAAGTAAACAACTTAAAAAGAGTCGTTATTATTGGTGCTGGATTTGCAGGATTACAAGTAGCAAAAAAATTAAGAAGAGATAAGTTTCAAGTGGTACTTATAGATAAAAATAATTATCATACTTTTCAACCTTTATTGTATCAAGTAGCTACGGCAGGTCTAGAACCAGATTCTATAGCGCATTCTATTAGAAATATCATTAAAAAAACAAAAAACTTTTTTTTTAGATTAGCTTTTGTTCATTATATCAATACAAAAGAACAAAAAATATATACAAATGTAGGGAATTTACCTTATGATTATTTAATTGTGGCAACAGGATCTGTTACCAATTATTTTGGAAATAAAAATATAGAATCTTTTGCTTTCCCTATGAAATCTATTCCAGAAGCTTTAAATTTAAGAAGTCTTATTTTACAAGATTTTGAATCTGCTTTATTAACAAAAAATGATAAAGAAAAAAAAAGACTTATGACTTTTGTTATTGTAGGAGGAGGACCTACTGGAGTGGAATTAGCTGGAGCTTTAGCTGAAATGAAAAAATATGTCCTACCACATGATTATCCCGATTTAGATATTCAATATATGAATATTCATTTATTACAAGCTACTTCTAGATTATTAGATGGAATGTCTAAACAATCGGCTCAAGAAGCTTACAAAAATTTAAAGGAATTAGGTGTTATTATTTGGTTGAATTGTTTAGTTAAAGATTATGATGGAGAAATAGTTTTTATGGAAAAAAATAAAAAAATAGAATCTTCTAATGTAATATGGGCTGCAGGAGTAAAAGGTGCTATTATAAAAGGTTTTTTAAAAGAAGACATGGAAGGAAATAGAATTCTAGTCGATAATTTCCTTAAAGCTGTAAGGTACAAAAATATTTTCGCTATTGGAGATGTAGCTTACATAAATGAAAATAAACATTATCCCAACGGTTATCCCATGACGGCTCAACCTGCAATACAACAAGGAAATTATTTAGCTAAAAACTTAAATTGTTTTTTTTCAAATAATTCGAACATGAAACCTTTTATTTACAAAAATTTAGGATCTATGGCTACGATCGGAAGAAACAAAGCCGTATGTGATTTTCCTTATTTAAAATTAAAGGGATTTTTAGCATGGATTGTTTGGATGTTTGTTCATTTAGTTAGTTTAGTAGGTTTTAGAAATAGAGCAATAGCTTTAACAAATTGGGTTATTCAATATTTTCATTATAACAAAAGTGTACGTTTAATTATAAGACCATTTTATAGAAAAAAAAATCATTTGAAAATAAGTTGA
- a CDS encoding chorismate-binding protein, giving the protein MSKKISVFSLYKKILEDYSNHNNFVLFKKPYDKKIFFYSDYNYIGEKFFLIKNFNNDHTIKIYPKEIYYIDIQELYKYKKENILFSLCEKNSSFLIDSCKYKNLIKKAIENIKKGFFKKVVLSRSIKIPFRNFYFKSTFIKLIYTYPNALISLWYDFYHGFWIGCTPELLMKCYNKKLKTSALAGTIWGSNKWTKKEVEEHKIVIKYIIHLLKSYKGTIHIKKTKTTKIGHLKHLETLIFFYFLDKPDYYEILNRLHPTPSICGFPKNKSLNFIRKNEEYERNFYTGYIGTVHKDQMELYLNLRCVNIKENKREMILYAGSGITIDSNIHQEYIETENKIKNILSQLIFK; this is encoded by the coding sequence ATGTCAAAAAAAATTAGTGTTTTCTCTTTATATAAGAAAATTTTAGAAGATTATTCCAACCACAATAATTTTGTTCTTTTTAAAAAACCTTACGATAAAAAAATATTTTTTTATTCTGATTACAATTATATAGGTGAAAAATTTTTTTTAATTAAAAATTTTAATAATGATCATACCATAAAAATATATCCAAAAGAAATTTATTATATAGATATACAAGAATTATATAAATATAAAAAAGAAAACATTTTATTTTCTCTTTGTGAAAAAAATTCTTCTTTTTTAATAGACTCTTGTAAATATAAAAACTTAATAAAAAAAGCTATTGAAAATATAAAAAAAGGTTTTTTTAAAAAAGTAGTTTTATCCAGATCTATAAAAATTCCTTTTCGGAATTTTTACTTTAAAAGTACTTTTATAAAATTAATTTATACTTATCCTAATGCTTTAATTAGTCTTTGGTATGATTTTTATCATGGATTTTGGATAGGATGCACTCCAGAATTGTTAATGAAATGTTATAATAAAAAATTGAAAACTTCAGCATTAGCAGGTACTATTTGGGGATCCAATAAATGGACAAAAAAGGAAGTTGAAGAACATAAAATTGTTATAAAATATATAATTCATTTATTAAAGTCTTATAAAGGAACCATTCATATAAAGAAAACTAAAACTACAAAAATAGGTCATTTAAAACACTTAGAAACTCTAATTTTTTTTTATTTTCTTGATAAACCTGATTATTATGAAATTTTAAATCGTTTACATCCAACTCCTTCTATATGTGGTTTTCCAAAAAATAAATCATTAAATTTTATTCGTAAAAATGAAGAATATGAAAGAAATTTTTACACGGGATATATTGGAACAGTTCATAAAGATCAAATGGAATTATATCTTAATTTAAGATGTGTCAATATAAAAGAAAATAAAAGAGAAATGATTTTATATGCTGGAAGTGGAATTACTATAGATAGCAATATTCATCAAGAATATATAGAAACAGAGAATAAAATAAAAAATATTCTTTCTCAACTTATTTTCAAATGA
- a CDS encoding 30S ribosomal protein THX — protein sequence MGKGDKKTRRGKIINKTYGNLRPKKRNARKKKKTIKN from the coding sequence ATGGGTAAAGGAGACAAAAAAACAAGAAGAGGAAAAATAATAAACAAAACTTATGGAAATCTTCGTCCAAAGAAGAGAAATGCTAGAAAAAAGAAAAAAACAATTAAGAATTAA
- the gcvT gene encoding glycine cleavage system aminomethyltransferase GcvT: MTENNKNFIKKTILYNHHIHLGAKMVNYSGFYMPLQYTSSLTEHMSVRNYAGIFDVSHMGKFILKGKHSIDLIQYLSTNDLYKIKIGQAQYTCFINDKGGIIDDLVVYKISEENFLLIVNAANINKNKKWINDNIKKYKYSDIKLIDTSLKYSLIAIQGPLSLFHVQKLTDIPLNEIPFYHFKIGKFSGIRNVLISRTGYTGSKGIEIYVSNENTEKIWNDILELEIENHKIIPCGIASRNSLRLEMGYRLYGQDLSEEITPIEANLVWIIKFEKKFIAKKILQKQKKEGKYKRFISFIIEEKNNIPRQGYILVDENEKPIGYVTSGVYSPVLKKGIGIGYLTNQQKTNYVFLLIRNKKVLIKMVKLPFIRIKN, from the coding sequence ATGACGGAAAATAATAAAAATTTTATTAAAAAAACAATTTTATATAATCATCACATTCATTTAGGAGCTAAAATGGTGAATTATTCCGGATTTTATATGCCACTTCAATATACCTCTTCCTTAACAGAACATATGTCTGTAAGAAATTATGCTGGTATTTTTGATGTAAGTCATATGGGAAAATTTATTTTGAAAGGAAAACATTCTATAGATTTAATTCAATATCTAAGCACAAATGATTTATATAAAATAAAAATTGGACAAGCTCAATATACTTGTTTCATTAATGATAAAGGAGGGATTATTGATGATTTAGTAGTTTATAAAATTTCGGAAGAAAATTTTTTACTTATAGTTAATGCTGCTAATATTAATAAAAATAAAAAATGGATAAATGATAATATTAAAAAATATAAATATAGCGATATAAAATTAATAGATACTTCTTTAAAATATTCGCTTATAGCAATTCAAGGTCCATTATCTTTATTTCATGTTCAAAAATTAACAGATATTCCATTAAATGAAATTCCTTTTTATCACTTTAAAATAGGAAAATTTTCAGGGATAAGAAATGTATTAATTTCTCGTACAGGATATACAGGGTCCAAAGGCATAGAAATTTATGTTTCTAATGAAAATACAGAAAAAATATGGAATGATATTCTAGAACTAGAAATAGAAAATCATAAAATAATTCCTTGTGGAATAGCAAGTAGAAATTCATTGAGACTAGAAATGGGGTACCGTTTATATGGACAAGATCTTTCTGAAGAGATAACACCTATTGAAGCGAATTTAGTTTGGATTATTAAATTCGAAAAAAAATTTATAGCAAAAAAAATATTGCAAAAACAAAAAAAAGAAGGAAAATACAAAAGGTTTATATCCTTTATTATTGAAGAAAAAAATAATATTCCTAGACAAGGATACATATTAGTAGATGAAAATGAAAAACCTATTGGTTATGTAACTTCTGGAGTATACTCCCCAGTTTTAAAAAAAGGTATTGGAATAGGATATTTAACAAATCAACAAAAAACAAATTATGTATTTCTTTTGATAAGAAATAAGAAAGTACTCATTAAAATGGTAAAATTACCTTTTATCAGGATAAAAAATTAA
- a CDS encoding zinc metallopeptidase produces the protein MTYYLIVGTTFLVSIIVNTILKNKFRNYSKLYLHSHMSGKEIAEKMLTDHGIHDVHVLSVEGELTDHYNPINKTINLSEKVYNDRTAASVAVAAHECGHALQHRLGYNLLKLRNHLVPILNFSSKFINIAIMSGLTIFYSSGGKDSLILKLGIGLFFLVVIFSFITLPIEFDASNRALTWLRNKNVVNQQEYHKAKESLNWAAMTYVVSALGSLAQLIYFLSIFTGKKDENF, from the coding sequence ATGACTTACTATTTAATTGTGGGGACTACTTTTTTGGTCAGTATTATTGTCAATACAATATTAAAAAACAAGTTCAGAAATTATTCTAAACTCTACTTACATTCACATATGAGCGGAAAAGAAATAGCAGAAAAAATGTTAACAGATCATGGTATACATGATGTTCATGTTCTTTCTGTAGAAGGGGAATTAACTGATCATTATAATCCAATTAATAAAACAATTAATTTGAGTGAAAAAGTTTACAACGATAGAACCGCTGCTTCAGTTGCAGTAGCAGCACATGAATGTGGGCATGCTTTACAGCATAGATTAGGTTATAATTTATTAAAGTTACGAAATCATTTAGTTCCTATTCTTAATTTTAGTTCTAAATTTATAAATATAGCAATTATGTCTGGACTAACTATTTTTTATAGTTCAGGAGGAAAAGATTCTTTGATCCTTAAACTAGGAATAGGATTATTTTTTTTAGTTGTGATTTTTTCTTTTATTACATTACCTATAGAATTTGATGCAAGTAATAGAGCTTTGACTTGGCTAAGAAATAAAAATGTGGTAAATCAACAAGAATATCACAAAGCTAAAGAATCACTAAATTGGGCCGCTATGACTTATGTAGTTTCTGCTTTGGGTAGTTTAGCTCAATTGATATATTTTTTATCTATTTTTACCGGTAAAAAAGATGAAAATTTTTAA
- a CDS encoding 6-pyruvoyl trahydropterin synthase family protein: protein MIATISRKGYFSAAHRLYNNHWDYQKNIEIFGKCAHLNYHGHNYEYIVSVTGEIDSETGFVFNLDKLKYILYNEIEKLFDHKNINLDIKEFSSINPTIENIVVFMWNQINKKISSNLDLKITLYETKNNFVEYDGK from the coding sequence ATGATAGCTACTATAAGTCGAAAAGGATATTTTAGTGCTGCACATAGACTTTACAATAATCATTGGGATTATCAAAAAAATATCGAAATATTTGGAAAATGTGCACATTTAAATTATCATGGACACAATTATGAATATATTGTAAGTGTTACAGGAGAGATAGATTCGGAAACAGGATTTGTTTTCAATTTAGATAAATTAAAATATATTCTTTATAATGAAATAGAAAAACTTTTTGATCATAAAAATATTAACTTAGATATTAAAGAATTTTCATCCATCAATCCCACTATAGAAAATATTGTTGTTTTCATGTGGAATCAAATAAATAAAAAAATATCTTCCAACTTGGATTTAAAAATAACTTTGTACGAAACGAAAAATAATTTTGTTGAATATGACGGAAAATAA
- a CDS encoding hotdog fold thioesterase: MEKKTKKLLNELNNLKKNTLINMMQIQFIFLSIQLDILIAKMPVNHKIFQPFGYIHGGATIILAESVGSSISFINIKNENKEDLNVFSIEISANHIRSIKKKGILFAKAKIFHKGNTLHFIQVNVYDEKKNIISFCKLTNIIIPKK; encoded by the coding sequence ATGGAAAAAAAAACTAAAAAGCTATTAAATGAATTGAATAATTTAAAAAAAAATACATTGATAAACATGATGCAAATTCAATTTATTTTTTTATCTATTCAATTAGATATATTGATAGCAAAAATGCCTGTAAATCATAAAATATTTCAACCTTTTGGTTATATACATGGAGGTGCTACTATAATTTTAGCTGAAAGCGTTGGAAGTTCTATTTCTTTTATAAATATTAAAAATGAAAATAAAGAAGATCTAAATGTTTTTAGTATTGAAATTTCTGCAAATCATATTCGATCTATAAAAAAAAAAGGAATTTTATTTGCTAAAGCTAAAATTTTTCATAAAGGAAATACTTTACATTTTATTCAAGTTAATGTTTACGATGAAAAAAAAAATATTATTAGTTTTTGTAAACTAACTAATATCATAATTCCAAAAAAATAA